In a genomic window of Bicyclus anynana chromosome 5, ilBicAnyn1.1, whole genome shotgun sequence:
- the LOC112052684 gene encoding tectonin beta-propeller repeat-containing protein: MSSNSLLFSINNEGKVYALSTSGSCWREFMYLGLEFKTLSAVPHFLWAVGGDRQIYLHVHGLEIPIRVKEESYENERWLPLEGFSGRLLPTDRYHFSSQDGTKDRSIDCIRLPSMAWQWEGDWQLELTLDGQPLDHDGWTYAVDFPAQFGTVKQWKSCVRRRKWIRYRKFSAMNSWCAIAPLHKDPTQEPFIDVSIGGNQIPYATPGTLSVWSITAHGRVMYRAGVSTTSPEGLKWINVSIPPNCDIKQISVGPTGLVWALLWTGRAIVRKGINKDCLTGEAWLEVKSPAETKLTSVAVGFNAVWAVSSDSRVWFRKGIEGHAVGHSETAAMGSGWLEINGNMLHISVGINDQVFAIGESNKGVYWRSGITPAELTGKRWRMVQANMQLSRTSSTASIISSTSNPKHHSLSLLNENTVELKTNINLRNSWEESHSAPIENTLPLKPSKELKPKKNVNIENIDLTGKSYETTLKNPRAWSPVRSVGSVVGMEAQPDSDSSVFDVDSGMYFDEEVSQAAWGTCDATWTFIEAGACAIDTIQVPHWFSDSKNVHNSDITAKWRLEILENLKNGNNFNIDLSNFGLAIEEKGWTRSCEARLVGEKKCGEDCILSLYWHAIENSGTLSVFQPDGTIKFILNLEEITSIITSSEPGCPRITLTIPNQSEKFIKIQFISEMEQEEWFSVLIDISSQLNGLSGKPSNSSIWMVTNSGDVLNFDPIVIQSNIDKQGSYVKDYRVFGKDILTGYTNTLYNNFPPGSELKVVGCLDDEINRFHINLQGPEVQKQRHKIETEVLDIPLHFNARFDESTVVCNTKKAGHWDYEERHPLPFRPGHEFTITITCAEKEFIIKINDSQFCTYKHRLSPESITSVLVLGPLKLYTLEYFSRTAIIGPNEMIWRTIGGYLKKVETCQNGIVWGITHDHRAWVYTGGWGGGILKGIGGNEGIHAMTDTQTYCVYENQRWNPLSGYTSTGLPTDRYMWSDVTGKHKRTREHTKLLNCHWHWISEWMVDYNTPGGVDNEGWQYATDFPAPYHGKKVFTDCVRRRRWYRKAQLVTEGPWIRAGSTALLDISLWAHEKTASVWAITMAGEAIYRTGVTNTTPAGLHWEHINSPHSFVSISICNGVIWAVGRKGELFYRESVSEENRGGVNWKLIETPKCALTFNPKAGSGAKLVSLTNNAAWVVLTNGVIAVRTEVSIQQQEGRHWKYLTDCEVPFRHVSCMDHEVWAVQNDGTVHRRLGVTEHNAAGISWQLIHCGPIVHVSARGSNVY, encoded by the exons ATGAGCAGCAACTCCCTTTTGTTTTCAATTAATAATGAAGGCAAGGTTTACGCTCTTTCTACTAGTGGCTCTTGTTGGAGAGAATTTATGTATCTTGGTTTAGAGTTCAAAACGTTATCTGCAGTTCCGCATTTTCTATGGGCGGTGGGTGGTGACCGGCAAATTTATCTACATGTTCATGGATTAGAGATACCTATTCGAGTTAAAGAAGAGTCTTACGAAAACGAAAGATGGCTTCCATTGGAGGGTTTTAGCGGGAGACTTCTGCCTACAGATCGTTACCATTTTTCTTCTCAGGATGGGACAAAAGATAGATCCATAGACTGCATAAGACTACCTTCTATGGCATGGCAATGGGAAGGCGATTGGCAACTTGAACTTACTTTAGATGGTCAGCCGTTAGATCATGATGGTTGGACTTATGCGGTAGATTTTCCTGCTCAGTTTGGAACAGTCAAACAGTGGAAATCTTGTGTAAGAAGAAGAAAATGGATTCGGTATAGAAAGTTTAGTGCTATGAATTCTTGGTGCGCCATAGCACCTCTGCATAAAGATCCTACTCAAGAACCATTTATTGATGTCAGTATTGGGGGTAACCAAATACCCTATGCTACGCCTGGCACCTTGTCTGTATGGTCTATAACAGCCCATGGCCGGGTCATGTACAGAGCAGGTGTCAGTACAACATCTCCAGAAGGACTAAAATGGATTAATGTCAGTATTCCACCAAATTGTGACATTAAACAAATATCAGTGGGACCCACTGGCTTAGTTTGGGCTCTTCTGTGGACCGGGAGGGCCATAGTCAGAAAAGGCATAAACAAGGATTGTTTAACAGGTGAAGCTTGGCTGGAAGTGAAGTCACCTGCTGAAACTAAATTGACATCTGTAGCTGTAGGCTTCAATGCAGTTTGGGCTGTCAGTTCTGATTCTAGAGTGTGGTTCAGAAAAGGTATTGAAGGACATGCAGTAGGACATTCAGAGACTGCTGCAATGGGCAGTGGTTGGTTAGAAATCAATGGCAATATGTTGCATATTTCGGTTGGAATTAATGATCAAGTTTTCGCAATTGGAGAATCCAATAAAGGTGTATACTGGCGCAGTGGCATAACACCTGCAGAGCTCACAGGCAAAAGATGGAGAATGGTGCAGGCAAATATGCAGCTGAGTCGAACATCAAGCACAGCTAGTATCATATCATCTACATCAAATCCTAAACATCACAGTCTCAGTTTACTGAATGAAAATACTGTAGAACTAAAGACAAATATCAATTTACGCAACTCATGGGAAGAGTCACACTCTGCACCTATTGAAAACACTTTGCCTTTGAAGCCATCAAAAGAATTGAAAcctaaaaaaaatgtcaatatagaaaatattgatttaacaGGCAAAAGCTATGAAACCACACTGAAAAATCCTAGAGCTTGGAGTCCAGTGAGAAGTGTAGGCTCAGTAGTTGGCATGGAAGCTCAACCAGATAGTGATAGTAGTGTGTTTGATGTAGATTCAGGAATGTACTTTGATGAAGAAGTTAGCCAAGCAGCCTGGGGCACTTGTGATGCCACCTGGACCTTTATAGAAGCTGGTGCTTGCGCTATTGACACTATTCAAGTTCCCCACTGGTTTTCTGATtcaaaaaatgtacataattctGACATAACAGCAAAATGGAGATTGGAAATattagaaaatttgaaaaatggaaacaatttcaatattgacTTAAGTAATTTTGGCTTGGCTATAGAAGAAAAGGGTTGGACCCGGAGCTGTGAGGCGAGGCTCGTTGGGGAAAAGAAGTGTGGTGAAGATTGTATTTTGTCACTGTATTGGCATGCTATAGAAAATTCTGGAACTTTGTCTGTATTTCAACCTGATGGTACcataaagtttatattaaatttagaagAAATTACAAGCATAATTACATCCTCTGAACCTGGGTGTCCAAGGATTACTTTAACAATCCCTAATCAAAgtgaaaagtttataaaaattcaatttatctcAGAAATGGAACAGGAAGAATGGTTCAGTGTTTTGATAGACATATCATCACAACTAAATGGATTGTCTGGGAAACCATCAAACAGCTCTATATGGATGGTAACTAATTCTGGAGATGTGCTTAATTTTGATCCAATTGTAATACAAAGCAACATAGACAAACAAGGTTCATATGTAAAAGACTATAGGGTATTTGGTAAAGATATACTTACAGGTTATACTAATACATTGTACAACAACTTTCCACCTGGAAGTGAACTCAAAGTTGTGGGATGTTTAGATGATGAAATTAATAGATTTCATATCAATCTGCAAGGTCCAGAAGTTCAGAAACAGAGACATAAAATTGAAACAGAGGTGTTAGATATACCTTTACACTTCAATGCCAGATTTGATGAATCTACAGTTGTCTGTAACACAAAGAAAGCAGGTCATTGGGATTATGAAGAGCGACACCCGCTACCATTTCGACCTGGCCATGAGTTCACAATAACAATTACTTGTGCTGAGAaagaatttatcataaaaataaatgactcACAGTTTTGCACCTATAAACATAGATTAAGCCCAGAAAGTATTACATCTGTTTTAGTATTAGGTCCTCTTAAGCTATATACCCTTGAGTATTTTTCAAGGACTGCCATTATTGGCCCCAATGAAATGATTTGGCGAACAATCGGAGGATACCTGAAAAAAGTGGAAACTTGCCAAAATGGAATTGTTTGGGGAATAACACATGATCATAGAGCATGGGTTTACACTGGTGGGTGGGGTGGTGGAATACTTAAAG GAATTGGCGGAAACGAAGGTATTCATGCAATGACAGACACACAAACCTACTGTGTATATGAAAACCAACGATGGAATCCTCTGTCTGGTTACACCTCCACTGGACTTCCTACTGATCGCTATATGTGGAGTGATGTTACAGGGAAACATAAAAGAACTAGAGAACATACTAAATTGCTTAATTGTCATTGGCATTGG ATATCAGAATGGATGGTTGATTACAACACTCCAGGTGGAGTTGATAATGAAGGATGGCAGTATGCAACAGATTTCCCTGCACCATACCATGGAAAAAAAGTTTTTACAGATTGTGTTCGTCGTAGGAGATGGTATCGTAAAGCTCAACTTGTCACAGAGGGGCCATGGATACGTGCAGGTAGCACAGCTCTACTAGATATATCATTATGG GCACATGAAAAAACAGCTTCTGTTTGGGCTATAACCATGGCTGGTGAAGCTATATACAGGACTGGAGTTACAAACACTACCCCAGCG GGTCTTCATTGGGAACACATCAACAGCCCCCACAGCTTTGTATCAATCAGTATATGCAATGGGGTTATATGGGCTGTTGGTCGTAAAGGAGAACTTTTTTACCGAGAAAGTGTTTCTGAAGAAAATCGAGGAGGTGTTAACTGGAAGTTAATAGAAACCCCAAAATGTGCATTAACCTTTAATCCCAAGGCAGGCAGTGGGGCCAAATTAGTATCACTGACAAACAATGCTGCTTGGGTTGTGCTTACAAATGGGGTTATAGCTGTGAGAACAGAAGTTTCAATACAACAACAAGAGGGTAGACATTGGAAATACTTAACTG attGCGAGGTACCATTCAGGCATGTGTCATGTATGGATCATGAAGTGTGGGCAGTGCAGAACGATGGTACTGTCCACCGAAGACTTGGAGTGACCGAGCACAACGCGGCAGGCATATCTTGGCAGCTGATTCACTGTGGACCCATAGTTCATGTCTCCGCTAGAGGATCCAACGTTTATTAA